CTTCCCGAAGAACGGAACCTACCCGACGCCTACCGTCTACGAAGCCGCGTATCGACGCATGCTCCAGTTCTACGCAAAGGGCATCGAGGCCTCGACCCCGGCGGAGGAAGTTGCCGCCACGATCGCCGCCGCTCTCGCCGACCCCGACCCGAAGCTACGCTACACCTGCTCGTGGGGCTCGGCCGAGATCGCAGCCGGCCGAACTGCCATGTCCGACGAAGACTGGGTCGACCTCGGCCGAGCCCAGGGCGACGCGGAATACTACGAGGGGTTCGCTCGGCACTTCGGGTTGAAGCTGGACTAAGAGGGGCGTCGGCATCTCGACGATGATCCGCTAGCGTCGATCGGCCGCGCGAACCGCAGCCCCGCCGATGCGGGCGATGCGGGAGTCTCCGAACGGGGTGCCTACGCCGCTGTTTACTGTCAGGGCGACGGAGAGTTGGCGCTGGGGGTCGGCCCAGGCGCCGGAGCCACCGAAGCCGAAGTGGCCGAATCCGGCGGGGACGCGGGCGAGCACTGCGAAGACGCGGTGGTAGCCGAGGCGCCATCGCATCGAGATCGGGATGACGCGGCCGGCGCCGCGGTTCTGTTCTTCGCTGGCCTGGCGGATGGCGTCGTGCGAGAGCAGGCGGATGCCGTCGAGCTCGCCTCCCTGGGCGAGGCAGGCGTACATGCGGGCGAGGGAGCGGGCGGTGAACATGCCGTTCGCGGCCGGGATGGAGGCGGCGCGGAACGCTTCGTCGTTGAAGCTGAGTTCGTCCATGCCCGGCGGGATGAGCGCTTCGAGGGACTCGACGGGGTTGTATCGGATGCCGACCTTCGAGAGCCGCTTGCCCCAGAGTCGGGCGTTGTCCCAGCTCTTCTGGGTGTTGCGCTTGCGCTTCTCGGGCGGGAGATCGAATGCGGGGGCCATCAGTTCTGCACAGCGAAACATCTGATCGGCGGGGACGCCGCAGTACAGGCCGTCGAGGCCGAGGGGACGGGCGATCGACGCGTCGATGAGTTCCGCGAACGTCTTTTGGTTTCCGGTGACGCGACGGACGATCTCGCCGACGAGCCAGCCGTACGTGAGGCCGTGGTAGCCGTGCGCGGTTCCGGGCGCATGGCGCGGCCGCGCGGCGGAAAGGCGGGCGATCATCTGGTCCCAGTCGAGCATCTCCGACGCGTGATCGACCATTTCGGAGATCGCGTAGAGGCCGGCTTCGTGACACATCAGTTGGCGGACGGTGAGGTTCTCTTTTCCCGCTTGTCCGAACTCGGGCCAGTACTCGCGAACCGGTTTGTCGTAGTCAATCAGCCCGCGGTCGGCGTAAATGTGGAGCAGGGTGGAGGCCACACCCTTGGTGGTCGAGAACGAGATGCTGATCGTGTCCTCTTCCCAGGGAGAGCCTTCTTTGTCGCGGGTGCCCCCCCAGACGTCGACTACCTTTTCGCCCTTGTGGTAGACGCAAACCGCTGCGCCGCCGGGGCCTTTCGAGGGGAGGATGCGTCGCATGGTGGTCGCGACGTCTGAGAAATCGGGGTGAATCGTTCCCTGGAGCATCCCGAAAGGGTAACGGCGGGAGCGATGCGGTGCACGGTGCCGGCCCCGCCGTCGGGCGTTGGCTGCGGGGACCGAGATGGATCCGCTTCCGAGGGGTCGCGGCAGGCGCACTACAATCGGAAGAGCGGAGGCATCCTGGCGTTTGGGTTTGCACGCGTGCAGGACTGGCGTAGGGGAGGAGCCGTCGTATGAGTGACTCGGTACGTGGCTCGAAGAGGGCGTATGCGGTTTGGGGCGTTTCCGCTCTGTTCGTGGTCTATCAGTTCGTTCTGCAGGTCTCGGCCGGGGTTCTGGCGGACGACATGGAGCGCGACTTCGGCATCGGTGCGGCCGGCGTCGGCCTGCTGACGGGGCTCTTCTCCATCGCCTACGCGGCGACGCAGATCCCGGTGGGGTTGCTGCTCGACCGCGGAAGTCCTCGCCGGCTGATGACCGCGTCGTGCCTGGTGTGTTCGGCGGGCACGCTCGTGTTCGGGCTCGCGCCCACGGCGACCGTTGCGGGCGTCGGGAGGCTCGCGATGGGGCTCGGCGCTTCGTTCGCGTTCGTGGGGACGGGATTTCTCGCGGCGCGCTGGTTGCCGGTCGCGCGCTTCGCGTTCTTCGTCGGGCTCGCTGAGATGGCAGGAATGCTCGGCGCGGCGTTCGGGGCCGGCGGACTTGCTGCGTTGCTCGACGTCATGTCGTGGCGAACGTTGATGCACGGTGCCGGTGCGTTCGGGGTCGTACTTGCTGTCGTGTTGTGGGTCGTCGTGCGGGACGCGCCGGAGTCGACGGGGGACCCGGCCGGCGAGGCGGAGTCGCCGCCGATGGGGCGGGCTCTCTCCCAGCTCACGGGCACGCCACAGGTTTGGGTCATCGCGTCGTTCTACGCGCTGAGCCTTGGAGTTTTGCTCGGGATGGCTGGGCTGTGGGACATTCCCTTCCTGCAAACGTTCGGCCGCAATCTTCCCGCGGCGGCTGCGGCGAACTCGTGGATTTTCCTGGGAATGGCGGCGGGTGCGCCGCTCGCCGGATGGATCTCAGACCGGCTCGCGCGTCGCCGTATCGTCATCCAGCTCTCGATCGTCGTGACGTTCGTGTTCCTCGCACTCATTCTCTACACGCCGAAGCTGCCGCTGCCGCTGGTGTGGACACTCATGTTCGGCTTCGGCCTGGGAAGCGGAGGCAACATTCTGGCGTTCGCGGTCGCCACGGAGAATGCGTCACAGGAGAGCAGGGGCGCGGTCATGGGTGTGGTGAACACGTTCGGCTTTCTCGGCGTGACCGTTCTACAGTTCCTCCCCGGGTTCTGGATGGGGGACACGCTGCCGCCCGGCGCGAGGGAGTTCGCCGGGGCCCTGACCGTCTTCCCGGCGAGCCTCGTACTCGCGTTCTGCTTGTCGTTTCTGATCCGCGAGACGCATCCGGCCCGCGGCTGACTTGCCGGCGGCCCAGCCAACTGTGTGAACTTCCGGGGTGAAGACTTCCTGCCTCCGCTCGATCGCGCCGTTGCTTCTAGCTGCTCTCCTCTCCGCGTGCGGTGACGCTGCGCAAGACGCCGAGGCCCCATTTGCTTTCGCGGATCTCGGTGCGCCGGTGACGGTCGCCGAGGGCTTCGGTTTCGTCGAGGGGCCGACGTGGAGTCGGGACGAGGGGTTGCTCTACTTCACCGACCTCGCGGCGTCGCGGGTGCACCGCCTGACGCGATTGGGGGCCGTCGAGATCGTCGAGGTCGACGTGGGCCAGGCCAACGGTCTCGCATTCGACCTCGAAGGACGATTTTTGCTCACCGACCAGGCCAACCGGCGCCTCGTGCGCCGGGAGGAGGGGGGCGCGCTCACTATTCTCGCGGATCGTTACGATGGCCTAATACTCAATTCCCCAAACGATATTGCCGTCCGGTCGGACGGAACGATCTACTTCACGGATCCGGATTTCGGTTTCTCGGTCCCAGAGCTTGGAGTCGAGGGAATCTACCGACTTGCCCCTTGGGGAGAGCTGCTTCTCGAGTCTCAGGACGATGGCGCACCGAACGGAATCGTCTTGAGTCCCGACGAGCTGACGTTGTACGTCGCGTCGACGTTCGGCGGTCACGTCGACGCGTACGACGTTGCCGCTGACGGGGCCCTTTCGAATCGAAGAGTGTTCGGAGAGGCCCTCATCGCCGACGGCATGTGTATCGACGCGCATGGTACCCTCTTCGTTGCTTCGGCGCCGGGGCTGAAGGTGTTCTCTCCTGATGGCGCCGAACTTGGGACGGTCGAGTTGCCCCGAGCCCCGTCGAACTGCGGTTTCGGCGGCACGGATGGGAAAACGATCTACGTGACGGCAGGCGACATGGTGCACGCCATCGCCGCTCCGGTCCGCGGCAACGGGTTTCCTCCTTAGGCTTTAGGGCTGCGCCTTCGCGAGCTGCGGGAGGACCACGAATGCCGGCACGGCTTCGAAGTGCACGGCGTGGGATACGGACGTGCACTTCCCTGTCTCGGGGTCGGGGTGGCCGTCGGCGATGCGCGGGATGGCGTTGTACATCCCGGCGCACATGTAGCCGCGAGTGATCGCCGCGATCCGTCCGACGTGGTTCTCGCCGATGTACTGGCGGTTCATCGCATCGTACAGGTTGTCGCCATCCCAATAGGCGCCGATCAGGCCCTTCAGGCTTCCGTCGGCGGCAACTTCGGCGCGCACGCGGGCGTCCCGGTAGTGGAACTCGTTGTCCATCGTCTGGGTCTTCACCTTGATGTAGAGGTCAGCGGTCGGTTCGGAAGTGAGCACGCCATCGACGATCTTTGCCGCGACGGGCTTCGAGTGGAACCGTGGGTCATCGTGGGCGGTCATGGTGGCGTCGGGGAGGGCCTTCCCCCTTGCGTCGAAGGTGACGGCGTCACCTGAAGAGAAGAACCGTAGCTCGACGTCGTCGTCGTTCCGGAGGTTGTCGACCCCGGTGAGTTCGATGAGGACGGGCGCGGCGTTCCCGTCTACGAATCCATTGGCTTCGTAGAGGTTGTCGATCAGCCCGCCAGGTTGGTACGCGGCCACGCAGCCCATGAGGCGCCAGTGCTGGTTGTCGATCCCCGTTTCGCCGTCGGGGCCGATGAAGTCATCGTGCGCGCAGCCGGAGCCGCCTTCTGCCTTGGAGTCGGCGCCGTCGAGATCCAGACCGGCGATCGCGACCGGGCCGACTCCCTGAACCAGGTTGAAGCCGGGATCGTCTGTGCCTGCCGGGTCGATGCAGCCGTTTGTGGGAAAGAGCTTGTCGGCGGCCTCCCGGCCTCCGGCCTTGTACGCGGCGCTCAAGTCCTCCTTGGTGATCCCGTTGAACTCGAGCTCGCTCTTGTTGAGTCCTCCGGGGCACCACGCGGGGTCGACCTTGCGCGGAATCTCGTCCCGCCAACTCGATACGACGTAGCCCCGGACGCCGTTCGACGTCGGCGCCTCCGCGACGGGTGCCGCGAGCGGTGCCGGTTCGGAGGCCGGTGCGGCGGCGGGCGGCGGCTTGCCGTCCTCTGCCGGCGTGCAGGCGCAGAGCCCGGCGAGAGCGATGGACGAAAGGACGATTCGGGCGCGCATGGGCCAGGCTCCTAGGCTAGGACTTCGCTGATCGGCTGGGATGCTTCGTTCGAACGCTGCCCCCAACGGCCGACGTTCAGTCCCATCGCTTGCTGCACTGTCAATCCGACGCGCGCCGTGCTGTCGCCGACCCCGCGAACGTGCACGCCAGGCTTCACGCGGCCCCCGGCACGACCGGCCAACATGAACGGGAGCCCGTTCACGCTGTGGGTGTTCGCGTCGGACGTCTCGGAGTGCGCCATCACGAGGCAGTTGTCGAGTAGCGTTCCGTCGCCCTCGGGAACTGCCGCGAGCGTTTGCACGAATGAGGTCCACGCATCCATCGAGCGCTGCACGAACATCGTCGCCTTGGGCTGGTAGCCGAGCTCGGTGTCGCGCGGTTCTTCGTGGGTCAGTGTGTGGTGCGTGTCCTTGCTGCCCTTCTGGTGCAGGCTCGATGCGCCGTTCGAGAAGACGACGTTGAAGACGCGGGTCTGGTCGCAGGCGAGCGCCAGAGCAAGGGTGTCGGCCATTAGCTGGTGGTTCTTCGCGACGTCGTCGACGTCGAGGCTCTCGGGCGTCTCGGCGGGTGCGCCGGGAACCGAGCACGCCTCGAGAGGCGGCGGCTGCTCGAGTTGCATCTCCAATTGCCGCTCGAGTTGGCGGAGTGCCGTGAAGTACTCGTCGAGTCGGGCCCGGTCGCTGTTGCCGAGATTCGCCTCGAGGCGTTTGCGGTCGTCGCTCACGACGGAGAGGGCGCTCCGTCGCAGTAGGACGTGCGGGTCCGGAGTGAACTCGGCGGCGTTCGGGTCGAGGAAGCCCGAGCCGAAGACCCGCGTGTACAATCCGAGTGCCGAGGGCTCGCTCGGGTTCACGACACTTTCGCTGCGTCGGCTGTAGGTGTGCTTGGGGTTCGCCGTCGCGGCCATCTCGAGCGACCGGAACCGTGTGCTATCGCCAATCGCGTCGGAGATGACGATGTCCAGAGTGGGGGCGGGAATCTCCGTGGGCTTCGATGGCGCGCCGCCGGTGAGCGAGCCGATCGCGCCGGTTCGGTGCACCTGGTTCGTCTCGCCCGCCAGGATGACGCTGAAGCCGCTGAGTACGCTCAGGTGTTCGCGCACCGGTGCGATGGGGGCGAGTTCGGGCGGGAGATCGAAGTCTCGTCCGGTCGCGGTCGGGTTCCATCTCGCGGGGTTCATTCCACAGCCCCAGAACCAGGTGCCGAAACGGCGGGGCAGTGGGGCTCCGGACGCGAGTGCGTCTCCGTTCGTGTTCAGAAAGACGTCGAGGAGCGGAATGCCGACCGTTACGGCGGCACCGGCGACGGCTCCTCTCAGAAAGCGGCGGCGATCGATCATGGGGCTCATGCGGCTCCCTCCTTGGCCTGGCCGGCCTCGGCGTGTGTGGCGGGTCCCTTTCGGGCCTTACGGGGTTCGGATGCGGTCCGGAAGCCCTCGCTCAGGGCGATCTCTCGCATGAGGTCGTGCAGGCGGTATCCGGATGCGGCGAAACTCTTCGCCAGTGCGCGAAGCATCGCGCGTTCGCCCAGGATGGGTTCTCGGCCGACTCCGTATCGATAGAGATTGTCGACGAGGCACGGTCCGATCAGGGGGCTCTGCGCAAAGGCCTGCCCCAGTTGGACGTGGTTGGCGAACGACGATCCATCCAGATCGCCGCTCGTGTCGATCGGTGCTTGGTTCTCGGTCGTGCGGTACTTGCCGACGCCGTCGAACACTTCGAGCCCGAGGCCGATCGGGTCCGACAGCTTGTGGCAGTTGCGGCACGTCGGGCTCGAGGCGTGCGCGGCCAGGCGGTCGCGCGCCGTCTTGTATTCGGGGTTGTCGTCGTCGTTGAAGAGGGCGAACTCGACGTCGGCGGGTGCGGGCGGCACACTCTGGCAGAGGAGTGCTTCGCGCAGGAAGACCCCTCGCAACGTCGGTGAGCTGCGACCCGGATGCGCGTGCAGCATGTTGAAGCTGGCGTGCGTGAGAAGCCCGGCACGCGGGTGGCCCTCGGGGAACTCGATGGATTCCCAGCCTTCCCGGGAGCGCACGGGGACGCCGTAGAGAGGCCCGAGCGTCCGGGTGATGAAGGAGCGCCGCGTGGTGAAGAGGTCGCGGTAGTCGCCGCGCTCGTTCACGAGATGGTTCACGACGACCCGCAGGGTCTGCTCTCTCGCGTCGAGCGCCAGCTGTCTCGTGTAGACCGGGTAGCGGACGGGGTCCTTCCCGACGTCTCGGAACTCGTCGAAGCGGTAGAGGTCTTCGAAGAACGCGCGTGTACCGTCCTCGAAGCGCTGTGACGCGAGGAGCCGATCGACCTGCGCGGCAAGCAGGGTGGGGTCGGAAAGGTCGCCGCGCTGGGCGGCCGCCAGAAGTTCCTCGTCCGGGCCGCTGTTCCACGAAAGGTAGCTGAGGCGCGAGGCGAGGGTGACGTCGGTGAGGCGTAGGCGCTCGGGCGACGTGGGGTCTGGCTCCGCGACGTCGACCCGGAACAGGAAGTCCGGTGCGACGAGGAGGCTCGTGAGTGCGAGCTCGAGTCCGCCGTAGAAGTCGTTGCTCGCGTCCGCGGTTGCGCCCGCGACGTCGACGCGGAGCTGGATCTCCGCGTCGCTGACGGGGCGGCGCAGGAGGCGCGGCGCGTAGGCCCGTAGGAATTCCGCGGTGCAGCCGGCATCCGCAGCGGTGGGTGACTCCGGCGTGCACGGGATCAGCGTCTCGCGCCGCTCCTCGCCAACCACCTGCCGCGCGACGTTGCCGGCGATGGCTTCGTACTGCTCGAAGCCCACGGGGGACACGGTCACGATGGACGTTCCGACTGCCACGAGGCCATCCTTGCGGTTGTCGGGCTCGAAGCGTCCGGTGACCTCGATGTCGGGGCCGAACGTGTCGG
The Candidatus Binatia bacterium genome window above contains:
- a CDS encoding serine hydrolase — its product is MLQGTIHPDFSDVATTMRRILPSKGPGGAAVCVYHKGEKVVDVWGGTRDKEGSPWEEDTISISFSTTKGVASTLLHIYADRGLIDYDKPVREYWPEFGQAGKENLTVRQLMCHEAGLYAISEMVDHASEMLDWDQMIARLSAARPRHAPGTAHGYHGLTYGWLVGEIVRRVTGNQKTFAELIDASIARPLGLDGLYCGVPADQMFRCAELMAPAFDLPPEKRKRNTQKSWDNARLWGKRLSKVGIRYNPVESLEALIPPGMDELSFNDEAFRAASIPAANGMFTARSLARMYACLAQGGELDGIRLLSHDAIRQASEEQNRGAGRVIPISMRWRLGYHRVFAVLARVPAGFGHFGFGGSGAWADPQRQLSVALTVNSGVGTPFGDSRIARIGGAAVRAADRR
- a CDS encoding MFS transporter, coding for MSDSVRGSKRAYAVWGVSALFVVYQFVLQVSAGVLADDMERDFGIGAAGVGLLTGLFSIAYAATQIPVGLLLDRGSPRRLMTASCLVCSAGTLVFGLAPTATVAGVGRLAMGLGASFAFVGTGFLAARWLPVARFAFFVGLAEMAGMLGAAFGAGGLAALLDVMSWRTLMHGAGAFGVVLAVVLWVVVRDAPESTGDPAGEAESPPMGRALSQLTGTPQVWVIASFYALSLGVLLGMAGLWDIPFLQTFGRNLPAAAAANSWIFLGMAAGAPLAGWISDRLARRRIVIQLSIVVTFVFLALILYTPKLPLPLVWTLMFGFGLGSGGNILAFAVATENASQESRGAVMGVVNTFGFLGVTVLQFLPGFWMGDTLPPGAREFAGALTVFPASLVLAFCLSFLIRETHPARG
- a CDS encoding SMP-30/gluconolactonase/LRE family protein — its product is MKTSCLRSIAPLLLAALLSACGDAAQDAEAPFAFADLGAPVTVAEGFGFVEGPTWSRDEGLLYFTDLAASRVHRLTRLGAVEIVEVDVGQANGLAFDLEGRFLLTDQANRRLVRREEGGALTILADRYDGLILNSPNDIAVRSDGTIYFTDPDFGFSVPELGVEGIYRLAPWGELLLESQDDGAPNGIVLSPDELTLYVASTFGGHVDAYDVAADGALSNRRVFGEALIADGMCIDAHGTLFVASAPGLKVFSPDGAELGTVELPRAPSNCGFGGTDGKTIYVTAGDMVHAIAAPVRGNGFPP
- a CDS encoding DUF1552 domain-containing protein: MSPMIDRRRFLRGAVAGAAVTVGIPLLDVFLNTNGDALASGAPLPRRFGTWFWGCGMNPARWNPTATGRDFDLPPELAPIAPVREHLSVLSGFSVILAGETNQVHRTGAIGSLTGGAPSKPTEIPAPTLDIVISDAIGDSTRFRSLEMAATANPKHTYSRRSESVVNPSEPSALGLYTRVFGSGFLDPNAAEFTPDPHVLLRRSALSVVSDDRKRLEANLGNSDRARLDEYFTALRQLERQLEMQLEQPPPLEACSVPGAPAETPESLDVDDVAKNHQLMADTLALALACDQTRVFNVVFSNGASSLHQKGSKDTHHTLTHEEPRDTELGYQPKATMFVQRSMDAWTSFVQTLAAVPEGDGTLLDNCLVMAHSETSDANTHSVNGLPFMLAGRAGGRVKPGVHVRGVGDSTARVGLTVQQAMGLNVGRWGQRSNEASQPISEVLA
- a CDS encoding DUF1592 domain-containing protein codes for the protein MKRSLGILASLIVALSLGCTGGNAPETRGGPVAMRRLTPAQYEHAIADTFGPDIEVTGRFEPDNRKDGLVAVGTSIVTVSPVGFEQYEAIAGNVARQVVGEERRETLIPCTPESPTAADAGCTAEFLRAYAPRLLRRPVSDAEIQLRVDVAGATADASNDFYGGLELALTSLLVAPDFLFRVDVAEPDPTSPERLRLTDVTLASRLSYLSWNSGPDEELLAAAQRGDLSDPTLLAAQVDRLLASQRFEDGTRAFFEDLYRFDEFRDVGKDPVRYPVYTRQLALDAREQTLRVVVNHLVNERGDYRDLFTTRRSFITRTLGPLYGVPVRSREGWESIEFPEGHPRAGLLTHASFNMLHAHPGRSSPTLRGVFLREALLCQSVPPAPADVEFALFNDDDNPEYKTARDRLAAHASSPTCRNCHKLSDPIGLGLEVFDGVGKYRTTENQAPIDTSGDLDGSSFANHVQLGQAFAQSPLIGPCLVDNLYRYGVGREPILGERAMLRALAKSFAASGYRLHDLMREIALSEGFRTASEPRKARKGPATHAEAGQAKEGAA